The Amycolatopsis nigrescens CSC17Ta-90 genomic interval TGATCTTCGGCCGGGATCCGGACAAGACCGCCACGGTGGCCGGCCAGTTCGGCTTCGCCTCCTCCACGGCACTGGAGCAAGCCTTCGACGACGACTTCGACCTGGTCGACATCTGCCTGCCGCTGCCGCTGCACGCCCCGATGACGCTACGAGCGCTGGAGGCGGGCAAGCACGTGCTGGTCGAGCTGCCGCTGGCCGGCACCATGGAGGACGCCCGCCGGGTGGTCGAGACCGCCGAGCGCAACGACCGGCAGGTATTCGTGGACATGTTCGAACGGTTCATCCCGGCCAACCGCGCACTCTTCGACGCTGTCCAGGACGGCACCTACGGCCGCCTGGAGCAGTTGACGCTGTGGAACCTCACCGCGCCCCTGTGGCCGGGGGCCTCCCTGGGACTGAAGGCGCTGCCGCTGGAGGCCATGCACAGCGACATGGACATCATCACCCGCACCCTCGGCCAGCCACAGACCATCGAGATCGCCGTCGTCGCCCGCGACCAGGACCACGCCAGCATCGAGGCGACCTTTGGCTTCGACGGCGCGTTCGCCCGCGACTCGGTCTCCGCGCTGATGCCGATGCCATGGGGCGCGCGCGGCGGCTACACCGCCACCTTCACCAACGGCGTCCTGGATGCCACCTCGACGATGGGCTTCGACGGCAAACCCACCGGCACCCTCACCGCCTACACCCCCGACGGAACACGCGAACTGGAACTGCCACCCGCCGACCAGTACACCGCGATGATCGACCACGTGCTGGCCTGCCTGCGCGGCGAGCAGGCCAACGAGATCGGACCGGCCACCGTGCTGGACGCACTACGGCTCACCCTCGACATCGACCGCAGGATCAACGGATGAAAGACCCTGTCCGGGCCAGGTGCACACGAAGATCAAGTCGAACCCGTCGAACCCCCGGTCGTCGAGGTGTTCCGCGCGGGCGAGACCGGCGCGGACGGCGACTCGCTGGGAAGCGATGTTGTCAGGGCGGACCCTGGCGACCACCGGATGGGCAGGAAACCGCGTGGTCGCCCACCGCACCACCTCGGTCGCCGCCTCGCCGGCGATTCCCTCGCCCCAGCGGGGTGGCGCGATGCGGTAGAACAGGTTCAGAATTCGCCGTTGCCGGAGCCGCATGAACTTCAGGCCGCAGAATCCCAGCTGAGGTTCCGCAGCATGACGTCGGATGACCCAGTAGCCGAACCCGAAGTTCCGCCAGTGCTCGTCCCATCGCCGATAGAGGTTCTCCGCTTCGACGCGGGTCGCCAGGCTGTCGGACGGGTTGTGCGCGCAGGCCAGCGGATCACTGTGGACGGTGAAGATCGCATCGATGTCGCCAGGTGCGGGGCGGCGCAGCGACAACCTCTCGGTCAGCAGTTCCTCATGGCTCACCAGAGCCACCGTAGCGAGTCCGGCGGGGAGAGCGCGTGGTCTCTCCCCGCCGGATCTCAGCCGCGCTGCACGAGTTACGTCGCGTAGTGGGTCATGCAGATCGTTTCCGGCGCGAAACCCAGGGATGCCCAGAACACCTTGGCATCGCCGTCGTGCAACCAGGTTTCCAGCCGGATCGGGTCACCGGCGCCGTGCTCCCGCAGCCAGGCCATAGCAGCCTTCGCCAGCGCGGTACCGATGCCGCGGCGGCGCTCCTCCGGGGTGACGTAGCAGGTCTCGATCTCGCCGGTCAGCCCGGGCAACAGGCCGTCGCCGGCGCTCAGCGCGCTATTGACGAAACCGGCTATGCGACCTTCCCGCACCGCGATCAAGCAAAAAGCCCGTTCGTGCCAAGCGAAAGCGGACAGCATGTGCTCGACCCGCCGCAGCTCGACGGAGGTCATCGGATCGCCGCCGGGCAGCTCACGGCCCAGCCGATCCCACAGACGTGCGACCGCCGGACCTTCGTCCTCGCGGATGCGTCGTATTTCCAGCATTGTTTCTCCTCGTCCCAGTCGTCGAAGTGCTGATGGCGACCTGGGCGAGGAGGCGCGCGAGCGCGATGATTCTAGAGTCAACCTGGCATGTGGATCAGCCTACCAGCGCCGCGCGGCACCGAGTTCCGGAAAAGATCGGCGAGTGTGTCGATCCCCGACCTGCCCCGTTCGACCTTGGGGTGAGCGGCCCGCGAGCGGGCCGGACCACCTACCGAACGAGGAAAACATGACCAGCACCGACCTCGACGTCCTGCTCGGCTCCTGGAAGCTCACCGGGCGCACCCACAAGGCCGACCACGACGACATCACCGGAGAGCTCACCGCGACCCGGATTCTGCCCGGCCCGCTCCTGCACCTCAGCGGCAGCATGCGGTTCCGCGACACGGAGATCCACAGCCTCGAACTGATCTGGCCCGACGAGCCCACCTCCGAGTTCGCCGCGCACGTGTATTCCGGTTCGGGTGCCCCGTTGAACTACCGGTGGAGCCGCGACGGGGACACCCTCACCCATGCCGGCCACGGGATGACGTACACCGGCACCATCAGCCCCGACGGCGCCACCATCACCGGCACCTGGCTGGCCGATCCGGACCGGCCGGACATGGCCGACGCCGCGTACGACGCCACCATGCACCGGATCACCTGAGCACCCGGCATCGACGAGCGATCCCTTGCACAGCACCGATAACCGGCCGATATGGCACCGGTGCGATGACCCGTTGGTATTGGTCCATACCAGTGAAACGTAGCAGCTTCGTACTAGTTGGCTTAGTAGAAAGCTACCTTTTGGGCTGGCCCATTCCCTGCGTGAACTGCGAGGTGGCATCGTGCTGGACCTGCCGGGCTGTGTGGATGATGTCGTTGGCACCATTGGTGGTTCGCCCTTGGTGGGCCTGCGCCGGCTAGCCGGTACGCATGGCGCGGCGGTGCTGGCCAAGCTCGAACGCTGCAATCCGGGCGGCAGCGTCAAAGACCGGCCCGCGTGGTACATCGTCCGCCGCGCCGAGCAGAACGGCCTGCTGTCCCCTGGCGGCACGATCATCGAGTCCTCGTCCGGAAACTTCGGGATCTCGCTGGCGATGATCGGGGCCGCCAGGGGGTACCGGGTGATCGTCATCGTGGACCCGAAGACGACCGCGGCCAATCTCGCGATGCTGCGTGCCTTCGGTGCCGAGGTGATCGTGGTCGACGAGCAGGACGACACCGGCTCTTACCACAAGACCCGCATCCTGCTGGCGAACCGGCTGCACCGGGAGATCCCCGGCTCCTTCCGCCCCGACCAGTGCTTCAACCCGCTCAACGCGCAGGCGCACTACGCCGGCACCGCGGTGGAGCTGATCGCACAGGCCGGCTCGGGCCTCGCCGCCGTGGTGCTGACGGTGAGCACCGGTGGCCAGCTCGGCGGGATGTCGCGCTACCTGGCCGAACACGCGCCGCACGTCCGCGTGGTGGCCGCCGACGCGTACGGGTCGGCGATCTTCGGGGACCTTTCGCACGCCTACCTGATCCCCGGTGTCGGCCTCGGCTGGACGCCGAGCAACATCGACGACCTCTCCCGCGTCGATTCCATCTTCAAGGTTTCCGACGAGGACGCCTTTCTCGCCTGCCGGGTGCTGGCAAGGCACGAGGGCATCCTGGTCGGCGGCTCCACCGGCGCCGCGCTCTGCGTCGCCCTGCACCTGGCCCAGCAGTACGGTCCGGACCGGGCGGTCGCGCTGCTGGCCGCGGACAGCGGCGAGCGTTACCTGCAAACGATCTTCGACGACGGCTGGCTCACCGAGCGCGGGCTGAGCGCGGACACCTCGATGGCCGAGCTGCACCGGCGAGTGGACCGGCTCACGCCGTACAGCGTCTGTCCACTTGAGACGGCCAATTACCGGCCCGAGCTGGCCGGTGAGCTCGAATCGCCCTACGCCGCCGGGCTCGCCGTCTCCGGCGGGACCCAGCGGTGACAACGCTTCCGGCCGGCCGGACCAGCGCGGTGGCGCTACCGGCCTTCCGCCGGCTCTGGCTGTCCAACACCGCCGACGCCTGGGCCGTTTCACTGCTGCCGATCGCGGTCTCCCTCGCCCTGATCCACGGTGGCGGTGGGGCCGCGGCCCTCGGCCCGGTGCTGGCCGCCAAGACGCTCGGCTTCATCATCGCGACCGTGCCGGGCGGCATGCTCGCCGACCGGCGGTCCCGCCGGACGACGATGGTCACCGCCTGCCTGGCCCGGACCGGCGCGGCCGGCGCACTCCTGCTCACCCTCGACGGCCCGAGCTGGCTGGCCGCGGGCTGCGTACTGCTCGTCGGCGCCGGTGAGGGCGCGTATCGACCTTCCTACCAGGCGATGATCGGCGACGTGGTGCCCGAGGCGGCACGCCAGTCCGCCAACGCCCTGTCCACCATCACCTTCCGGCTCGCGCTCGTGCTCGCACCTGCCGCGGCGACGGCGGGCACCCTGTGGGCGGGACCGCGGGCGGTCGTCGTGCTGGCCGCCGTGCTCTGGTGCCTGGCCGCGCTGACCGTGTCGAGAGTGCCCGAAAACCCCGCAGGATCTTGCGGGACACCCGCACCCGATCGATGGAGGCATGCGCAAAAAGCCTCGCATGCCCCCATCTCAGACGAAAGGGTTTCCCAGTCCGTGCTCGGCCAGTTCGCCGACGGTGTCCGTGAAGCCCGCCGCCACCCCTGGTTCATGGCCGGGCTGGCCATGCTGACCCTGGTGCTCAGCGTCGGGGAGGCGACCCAGCTCGTACTGCTGCCGGTGATCAGCAACGACCGGTTCGGCACCGACGCGGTGTATGCCGCCGCGTTGACCGGTTACGCGGTCGGCGCGCTGGCCGGTGGGGTGGTCATGACGCGCTGGCGCCCTCGCCGCCAGGGCCTGGTCGCCGTTCTCGGGCTCGCGCTCTACGCCGGTATTCCCTTCGCACTGGCGTTTTCCGCATCCGCCTGGCCGGTGGTCGCCGCGTACGTGCTGGCCGGTGCCGGCATGGAGCTGTTCAACGTCCCGTGGTTCGGCGCGGTGCAACGGGAGGTCCCGGCCGGGCTGCGCGCCCGCGTCTCGGCACTGGACTTCCTGGTCTCCTATTCGCTGAGCCCGCTCGGCCTCGCACTGGTGCCGATCGCGGTGACCGCACTCGGCACGCAGCCGACGCTGACCGGCACCGGCGTCATCGTGCTGCTCGCATGCACCGGCACGCTGGCCGTTCCGGGCATGACCGGCTTTCGCACTCCCGCTTCGGGCGCGGATAGACCAAAATCAGCGGCAGCCGAGCCGTGACCACCAGCGGGGGAGAAACTGTGCGGAGCTTCGGGGACCTGGAGTCGGTCATCATGGACCGGCTCTGGTCCTGGCGACGGCCCGCCACCGTGCGCGACCTGGAACGAGACCTCCGCACCGAACGCGACATCGCCTACACCACCGTGATGACGGTGATGGACAACCTGCACCGCAAGGGCTGGCTCACCCGCCGCCAGCAGGGCCGGGCCTATCTCTACGAGGTGACCTACACCCGCGAGCAGTACGCCGCGCACCTGATGCACGAAGCGCTCACCCTGAGCCAGGACCACAACACGGCCTTCACCCACTTCCTCGGCCGGATGAGCCAGGAGGAGTCCGACGCGCTGCGCAGGGCACTCGGCGACTACGAGCGGGACCACGACGCATGATCGTGGCGGCGTTCCTCCTCGGCTACGGCCTTGCCCTGGCGTGGATCGGGCCCCGCCTGCTGCCACCGCTGGGCGCCGCCCGGCGTGCTCCCCTGCTCGGCATCCTCACCTGGCTGATCGCCCAGCTTTCGGTGGTGGTGTGCTGGCTGCTCGGCGGAATGCTGCTGGCGGTGCCCGACCTGCTGGTCGAGAGCTGGCTCGGCCAGGTCTTCAGGTTCGGCCCGCACCCGCTGCGGGAGACCGTGTCCGGCCCCCACCAGGCGGTGCAGGTCGCCGGCGGGCTGCTGGCCGCGGCCACCCTGTGCCGCATCGGCTGGTGCGTGACCGCGGCCCTCGTCACCGGGCACCGCTACCGCAGACGCCATGCCGAGGGCATCCGCGTCGTCGGGCGACGGCACCAGAAGCTGGACTGCTTCGTGGTCGACCACGGCCCGGCGATCGCCTACTGCCTGCCCGGCAGGCAACGCCTGATCGTGGTGACCAGGGCGGCGCTGGACGCACTCACCCGTGCCGAGCTCAACGCCATCCTCGGACACGAGCGCACCCATCTCGTCGAGCGCCACCACATCCCGTCGACCGTCGCCGGCGCGCTGGCCCGCGCGTTTCCGCTGCCGCTGTTCACCACCGGGGCCACCGCGATCCGCGCGCTGCTCGAAATGCGCGCCGACGACGTCGCCGCCCGCCGCCACGGGCGCAGGACGGTGGGCACCGCCCTGCTGTCACTGGCGAAACAGGCTCTGCGCCACCCCACAGTGGTCAGCGAGCCCGGCTACCTGCTGGCCGCGGCCGAGGTACACGTGCTCGTCCGGCTCGAGCGGCTGCTCGGCGCTCCCCAGCGGTGGACCAGCCACCTGCGGGCCCGCCTGCAACTGCTCACCTGCTCGGCGATTGTGGGCTTCTGCTCGGCCTGCGCCCTGCCCGTCGCCGCCGCCACCGCGGTGCACCTCGTCCTCTGTCCACCGGGTGGCTGAGCGGCAGCGCTACGGAGCCTTGATGCACTCCACCTCGTCAGCGGTGGGGTTGTTCACCCGCGCAAACCATTCCCCCGGCTTCGAGATATAGGTGACCCGCTCGCCGCCGTCCGTGTCCCACCAGCGCCAGTAGTAATTCGTCTTGTTGATCCAGGAACCGGTTGAGTCGGCCACGTTCGCCAGCGGCTGCCGCACGTCGAGCAAACACCTGAACCGCCAAGGATCCGGGCTCTTGTAGTCGTACACGGTCCAGACGCACAGCTCATTCGAGAAACAGTCCTCGGGAGCCATTGGCTGCACCTGCCCCGAATTGGCGCTCGCGGCTTGCGCAGGCGCCGCCGCGATGACACCCGCCCCGATACAAGCGGCCAGTGCCAGCGTGCGTCGTTTGACAACAGATACTCGAACACCGAAATTGTCCACCATTTGCACCGCACATCCCTTCCGATTCTGCCGATCCCTCGACTCATCGTCGATGACTCGACTTTTATACCCAGTCGCCCGGGGAGGGGTCCCGAAAGGAACTGTTTCAAGATCGGGCCGCGGTGCCGGAATTCGGCACTAAAGGATCTGCCGGAGCGAGTCCTCGTCCCTGCCGAGAACCGCGGTGGCGCCGTCGATCAGGATCGGCCGCTCGATGAGCACCGGGTTGTCCACCAGCAACCTGATCCAGCGTTCGCGGTTCGCCGCATCCC includes:
- a CDS encoding Gfo/Idh/MocA family protein encodes the protein MRIALLGTGFGQAHAAVYAAREDVEVVIFGRDPDKTATVAGQFGFASSTALEQAFDDDFDLVDICLPLPLHAPMTLRALEAGKHVLVELPLAGTMEDARRVVETAERNDRQVFVDMFERFIPANRALFDAVQDGTYGRLEQLTLWNLTAPLWPGASLGLKALPLEAMHSDMDIITRTLGQPQTIEIAVVARDQDHASIEATFGFDGAFARDSVSALMPMPWGARGGYTATFTNGVLDATSTMGFDGKPTGTLTAYTPDGTRELELPPADQYTAMIDHVLACLRGEQANEIGPATVLDALRLTLDIDRRING
- a CDS encoding GNAT family N-acetyltransferase, with the translated sequence MSHEELLTERLSLRRPAPGDIDAIFTVHSDPLACAHNPSDSLATRVEAENLYRRWDEHWRNFGFGYWVIRRHAAEPQLGFCGLKFMRLRQRRILNLFYRIAPPRWGEGIAGEAATEVVRWATTRFPAHPVVARVRPDNIASQRVAVRAGLARAEHLDDRGFDGFDLIFVCTWPGQGLSSVDPAVDVEGEP
- a CDS encoding GNAT family N-acetyltransferase — translated: MLEIRRIREDEGPAVARLWDRLGRELPGGDPMTSVELRRVEHMLSAFAWHERAFCLIAVREGRIAGFVNSALSAGDGLLPGLTGEIETCYVTPEERRRGIGTALAKAAMAWLREHGAGDPIRLETWLHDGDAKVFWASLGFAPETICMTHYAT
- a CDS encoding PLP-dependent cysteine synthase family protein, with product MLDLPGCVDDVVGTIGGSPLVGLRRLAGTHGAAVLAKLERCNPGGSVKDRPAWYIVRRAEQNGLLSPGGTIIESSSGNFGISLAMIGAARGYRVIVIVDPKTTAANLAMLRAFGAEVIVVDEQDDTGSYHKTRILLANRLHREIPGSFRPDQCFNPLNAQAHYAGTAVELIAQAGSGLAAVVLTVSTGGQLGGMSRYLAEHAPHVRVVAADAYGSAIFGDLSHAYLIPGVGLGWTPSNIDDLSRVDSIFKVSDEDAFLACRVLARHEGILVGGSTGAALCVALHLAQQYGPDRAVALLAADSGERYLQTIFDDGWLTERGLSADTSMAELHRRVDRLTPYSVCPLETANYRPELAGELESPYAAGLAVSGGTQR
- a CDS encoding MFS transporter, whose translation is MTTLPAGRTSAVALPAFRRLWLSNTADAWAVSLLPIAVSLALIHGGGGAAALGPVLAAKTLGFIIATVPGGMLADRRSRRTTMVTACLARTGAAGALLLTLDGPSWLAAGCVLLVGAGEGAYRPSYQAMIGDVVPEAARQSANALSTITFRLALVLAPAAATAGTLWAGPRAVVVLAAVLWCLAALTVSRVPENPAGSCGTPAPDRWRHAQKASHAPISDERVSQSVLGQFADGVREARRHPWFMAGLAMLTLVLSVGEATQLVLLPVISNDRFGTDAVYAAALTGYAVGALAGGVVMTRWRPRRQGLVAVLGLALYAGIPFALAFSASAWPVVAAYVLAGAGMELFNVPWFGAVQREVPAGLRARVSALDFLVSYSLSPLGLALVPIAVTALGTQPTLTGTGVIVLLACTGTLAVPGMTGFRTPASGADRPKSAAAEP
- a CDS encoding BlaI/MecI/CopY family transcriptional regulator, with amino-acid sequence MRSFGDLESVIMDRLWSWRRPATVRDLERDLRTERDIAYTTVMTVMDNLHRKGWLTRRQQGRAYLYEVTYTREQYAAHLMHEALTLSQDHNTAFTHFLGRMSQEESDALRRALGDYERDHDA
- a CDS encoding M56 family metallopeptidase, with the translated sequence MIVAAFLLGYGLALAWIGPRLLPPLGAARRAPLLGILTWLIAQLSVVVCWLLGGMLLAVPDLLVESWLGQVFRFGPHPLRETVSGPHQAVQVAGGLLAAATLCRIGWCVTAALVTGHRYRRRHAEGIRVVGRRHQKLDCFVVDHGPAIAYCLPGRQRLIVVTRAALDALTRAELNAILGHERTHLVERHHIPSTVAGALARAFPLPLFTTGATAIRALLEMRADDVAARRHGRRTVGTALLSLAKQALRHPTVVSEPGYLLAAAEVHVLVRLERLLGAPQRWTSHLRARLQLLTCSAIVGFCSACALPVAAATAVHLVLCPPGG
- a CDS encoding peptidase inhibitor family I36 protein codes for the protein MVDNFGVRVSVVKRRTLALAACIGAGVIAAAPAQAASANSGQVQPMAPEDCFSNELCVWTVYDYKSPDPWRFRCLLDVRQPLANVADSTGSWINKTNYYWRWWDTDGGERVTYISKPGEWFARVNNPTADEVECIKAP